The Pectinophora gossypiella chromosome 15, ilPecGoss1.1, whole genome shotgun sequence genome has a window encoding:
- the LOC126373420 gene encoding tetra-peptide repeat homeobox protein 1-like, with amino-acid sequence MVAVVAGICEHNKDRLGQSLLVPRDKTEKESGSRVKQPAGYRLLNQPGDGVNTPNLIRISMRRARSPAAAPLLVVVVCACAAVLAEPGKVLQKRSGLVGHLGGYGLGHGLGHGVAAGYGLGYGVGALGGVGQVVGADVHTTVTKHIGVPVPAPYPVPVDRPVPYPVKVPVAVPVDRPVAVPVPRPYPVAVDRPVAVPVDRPVPVPVPHAVPVPIIKQVGVPVPQPYPVAVAKPVAVPVAAHAPVLHDAGLHGIGLHGLGLHGIGLHGHASGLHGLGLHGKIW; translated from the exons ATGGTTGCAGTTGTTGCAGGGATATGCGAACACAACAAGGATCGGCTCGGACAGTCGCTGCTTGTGCC ACGTGACAAAACAGAAAAGGAAAGCGGGTCCCGTGTGAAGCAACCGGCTGGATATAGGTTGCTCAACCAACCTGGTGACGGCGTCAACACACCAAATCTCATACGTATTAGCATGCGGCGCGCGCGTAGCCCCGCTGCCGCCCCGCTGCTG GTAGTGGTGGTGTGCGCTTGCGCAGCCGTGCTGGCCGAGCCTGGTAAGGTGCTGCAGAAGAGGAGCGGGCTGGTGGGTCACCTGGGCGGGTACGGGCTGGGTCACGGACTGGGCCACGGGGTGGCCGCCGGCTACGGGCTTGGTTACGGAGTGGGCGCGCTGGGCGGCGTGGGCCAAGTGGTGGGCGCGGACGTGCACACCACCGTCACCAAGCACATCGGCGTCCCCGTGCCCGCGCCCTACCCCGTGCCCGTCGACAGACCCGTGCCATACCCCGTCAAA GTCCCAGTAGCGGTGCCGGTGGACCGCCCGGTGGCCGTGCCGGTGCCGCGGCCGTACCCGGTGGCCGTGGACAGACCCGTCGCCGTGCCCGTGGACCGGCCCGTGCCCGTGCCCGTGCCCCACGCGGTGCCCGTGCCCATCATCAAACAG GTCGGCGTGCCGGTACCACAGCCGTACCCGGTGGCGGTGGCCAAGCCGGTAGCCGTGCCGGTGGCGGCGCACGCGCCCGTGCTGCACGACGCCGGCCTGCACGGAATAGGCTTGCACGGACTCGGCCTGCATGGCATTGGCCTGCACGGACACGCGAGCGGGCTGCACGGACTCGGTTTGCACGGCAAAATCTGGTGA
- the LOC126373421 gene encoding cyclin-dependent kinase inhibitor 1C-like, translating into MLLLEPAARRRSLRTQFLLHAALPHASGDSSPRAQRRPPAWPPADALVVAACGAAAGGGVVQHTVWERARLVALPQPVAVAVAVARPVPVAVAEPVAVVRPRAVPVPVPLPVPVAVPRPVAVPVDRPFPYPVARPVPVTVTQPVHYPVPLPYAVHVPHAVPVPVHAPAHTHAAADTLLDDHRHAIQHPY; encoded by the exons ATGCTTCTCTTAGAACCAGCTGCCAGACGTCGGTCGCTTCGCACACAGTTCCTGCTGCACGCCGCCTTACCTCAC GCGAGCGGTGATTCAAGTCCTCGAGCGCAGCGACGTCCGCCCGCGTGGCCGCCGGCCGAT GCGCTGGTAGTGGCGGCGTGTGGCGCGGCGGCGGGTGGCGGCGTGGTGCAGCACACGGTGTGGGAGCGGGCGCGGCTGGTGGCGCTGCCGCAGCCGGTGGCGGTGGCGGTGGCGGTGGCGCGGCCCGTGCCCGTCGCCGTGGCCGAGCCGGTGGCGGTGGTGCGGCCGCGCGCCGTGCCGGTGCCCGTGCCGCTGCCCGTGCCGGTGGCCGTGCCGCGCCCCGTGGCCGTGCCCGTGGACCGGCCCTTCCCGTACCCGGTGGCGCGGCCGGTGCCGGTCACCGTCACGCAGCCCGTGCACTACCCGGTGCCGCTGCCGTACGCCGTGCACGTGCCGCACGCGGTGCCGGTGCCGGTGCACGCGCCTGCGCACACGCACGCCGCCGCCGACACGCTCCTCGACGATCACCGACATGCCATACAACACCCCTACTGA